GGGAGGGTCAGGCCCGCAGAGGCTTCGGGCCCGCCGTCGTCCCGCCGTCGATCGTCAGCACCGTGCCGGTGGTGTGCAGCGAGCGGTCGCCGCCCAGGTAGGCGACGGCTTCCGCCACGTCCCTGGGGGTGCCCACTCGCTCCAGCGGCTGGACGGCCGCCATGTGGGCGCGGATGCGGCGGGTCATCTCCTCGGCGTCGCCCTCCTGCCCGGCCGCCGTCGCGGAGGCGAGCAACTGGGTCGGGATGCCGCCCGGCGCCACGCAGTTGACGCGGATGCCGTACTCGGCGAGGTCGACGGCCACGCCCTTGGTGAAGTGGATGACCGCGGCCTTCGAGGCGCGGTAGGTCGGGACGCTCGCGCCGGCCTGGATCCCGCCCACGGAGCTGACGTTGACGATGGATCCGCCGCCGTTCGCCGCCATGTGCCGGGCTGCGGCCTGGGTGCCGACCATCACGCCGAGCAGGTTGACCGAGAGGACGTGCTGGAAGTCGGCGAAGTCCTCGTCGAGGAAGTGCTGGTGCATGGCGCCCGACACACCGGCGTTGTTGACCATGAGGTGCAGGCCGCCGAACTCCTTCACCGCGAAGTCGACGAGTCCCCGGACCTGTTCGGCGTCCGCGACGTCCGTCCGCCGGAAACGGACGGCCGGGCCGTAGCCGTTCGCCAGGGTCTCGCCGAGGTCCGGGTCGAGATCGGCGATGACGACGCGGGCCCCGTCCTCGAGAAGCCTCTCGACGGTCGCGCGCCCCAGGCCCGCCGCTCCGCCGGTGACCACGGCCACCTTCTCCGACAGTTCCTTGGCCATCGCGGTCACCATGTGACGGGCAGCGAGTAGACGCCGTAGGCCAGCCGGTCGTGCTTGAACTGGATCCGGTCCAGCGGCTCGGCCAGGCGCAGGCCGGGGATCCGGCGGAAGAGCGTGCCGTAGACGACCTGGAGTTCCACGCGGGCGAGTTGCTGGCCCACGCACTGGTGGATGCCGAAGCCGAACGCGTTGTGGTGCCGGGCGTTCTCCCGGCGCAGGTCCAGCGCGTCGGGGTCGGGGAAGACGTGTGCGTCCCGGTTGGCGCTGAAGAGTTCGATGACGATGCCCTCGCCGGCGCGGATCACCTCGCCGCCGATCTCGATGTCCTCCTTGGCGATCCGCCGCTGGCCGCCGTGGATGATGCCCAGGTAGCGCA
The nucleotide sequence above comes from Streptomyces sp. N50. Encoded proteins:
- a CDS encoding SDR family oxidoreductase; the encoded protein is MAKELSEKVAVVTGGAAGLGRATVERLLEDGARVVIADLDPDLGETLANGYGPAVRFRRTDVADAEQVRGLVDFAVKEFGGLHLMVNNAGVSGAMHQHFLDEDFADFQHVLSVNLLGVMVGTQAAARHMAANGGGSIVNVSSVGGIQAGASVPTYRASKAAVIHFTKGVAVDLAEYGIRVNCVAPGGIPTQLLASATAAGQEGDAEEMTRRIRAHMAAVQPLERVGTPRDVAEAVAYLGGDRSLHTTGTVLTIDGGTTAGPKPLRA